From Motacilla alba alba isolate MOTALB_02 chromosome 4A, Motacilla_alba_V1.0_pri, whole genome shotgun sequence, one genomic window encodes:
- the RPS6KA6 gene encoding ribosomal protein S6 kinase alpha-6 isoform X3 encodes MADEPMEEGEPYSYHDEGSVKEIPITHHVKEGCEKADPAQFELLKVLGQGSFGKVFLVRKIIGPDAGQLYAMKVLKKASLKVRDRVRTKMERDILVEVNHPFIVKLHYAFQTEGKLYLILDFLRGGDVFTRLSKEVMFTEEDVKFYLAELALALDHLHSLGIVYRDLKPENILLDEAGHIKLTDFGLSKESVDQEKKAYSFCGTVEYMAPEVVNRRGHNQSADWWSFGVLMFEMLTGTLPFQGKDRNETMNMILKAKLGMPQFLSPEAQSLLRMLFKRNPSNRLGAGSDGVEEIKRHPFFSTVDWNKLFRREIQPPFKPASGKPEDTFCFDPEFTAKTPKDSPGVPPSANAHQLFKGFSFVATTTVEDHKISPLTNILPIVQQLHGNSAQFTDVYELKEDIGVGSYSVCKRCIHIATNMEFAVKIIDKSKRDPSEEIEILMRYGQHPNIITLKDVYDDGRFIYLVTELMKGGELLDRILRQKFFSEREASAVLFTIAKTVDYLHCQGVVHRDLKPSNILYTDDSNNADSIRICDFGFAKQLRGENGLLLTPCYTANFVAPEVLMRQGYDAACDIWSLGVLLYTMLAGYTPFANGPNDTPEEILVRIGSGKFSLSGGNWDTVSDAAKDLLSHMLHVDPHQRYTAEQVLKHSWIACRDQLPHYQLNRQDAPHLVKGAMAATYSALNHKTFQPVLEPVAASSLAQRRSMKKLTSTDL; translated from the exons GTCTTCCTCGTGAGGAAGATAATTGGGCCTGATGCTGGGCAGCTTTATGCAATGAAAGTGTTGaaaaaagcttctttaaaaG TTCGGGACAGAGTCCGGACCAAGATGGAGCGCGACATCCTGGTGGAGGTGAACCACCCGTTCATCGTCAAGCTGCACTATG cCTTTCAGACTGAAGGGAAGCTCTATTTAATATTGGATTTTCTCAGGGGAGGAGATGTATTCACACGATTATCCAAAGAG GTTATGTTTACAGAGGAAGATGTGAAATTCTACCTCGCAGAGCTGGCCCTTGCTTTGGATCACCTTCACAGCTTGGGAATTGTGTACAGGGACCTGAAGCCagaaaa cattttgctTGATGAAGCAGGACATATCAAGTTAACAG ACTTTGGACTCAGCAAGGAATCAGTAGACCAAGAGAAGAAGGCCTATTCTTTCTGTGGTACTGTAGAGTACATGGCTCCTGAAGTGGTAAACAGGCGAGGGCACAACCAGAGTGCTGACTGGTGGTCCTTTGGGGTCCTCATG TTTGAAATGCTTACTGGTACCCTGCCATTTCAAGGTAAAGATCGAAATGAGACTATGAATATGATTCTGAA agCAAAGCTGGGAATGCCTCAGTTCCTCAGCCCTGAAGCACAGAGTCTCCTGAGGATGTTGTTTAAAAGGAACCCATCAAATAGATTGG gAGCTGGTTCAGATGGAGTTGAAGAAATCAAGAGACATCCCTTTTTTTCTACTGTTGACTGGAAT AAACTGTTCAGAAGAGAAATTCAGCCTCCATTCAAACCTGCCTCTGGAAAGCCAGAAGATACTTTCTGTTTTGATCCAGAATTCACAGCAAAAACACCAAAAG ATTCTCCAGGGGTCCCACCCAGTGCAAACGCCCACCAGCTCTTCAAGGGATTTAGTTTTGTTGCAACTACTACTGTAGAAGACCATAAAATATCACCCCTCACCAACATCCTGCCCATAGTCCAG cagcttcaCGGAAACAGTGCACAGTTCACTGATGTCTATGAACTGAAGGAAGATATTGGTGTGGGCTCCTACTCTGTTTGCAAGAGATGCATCCACATAGCTACAAACATGGAGTTTGCTGTGAAG ATAATTGATAAAAGCAAAAGGGATCCCTCAGAAGAAATCGAGATTCTCATGCGTTATGGGCAACATCCAAATATTATTACTTTAAAGGAT GTGTATGATGATGGCAGATTCATCTACCTGGTCACGGAGCTGATGAAGGGGGGGGAGCTGCTGGACCGGATCCTGCGGCAGAAATTCTTCTCGGAGCGGGAGGCCAGCGCTGTGCTCTTCACCATCGCCAAGACCGTGGACTACCTGCACTGCCAGGGG GTGGTGCACCGAGACCTTAAACCCAGTAATATTTTATACACTGATGATTCAAACAATGCTGATTCCATCAGGATTTGTGATTTTGGATTTGCAAAACAACTTCGAGGAGAAAATGGATTACTTCTGACTCCCTGCTACACTGCAAACTTCGTGGCACCAGAG GTTCTCATGAGACAGGGATATGATGCTGCTTGTGACATATGGAGCTTGGGAGTTCTCCTTTACACAATGTTGGCAGG CTATACTCCGTTTGCCAATGGTCCCAATGATACTCCTGAGGAGATCCTAGTACGGATAGGCAGTGGAAAATTCTCTCTGAGTGGAGGCAACTGGGACACTGTTTCAGATGCAGCAAAG gatttGTTGTCACACATGCTGCACGTGGATCCCCACCAGCGGTACACGGCCGAGCAGGTGCTGAAGCATTCCTGGATTGCCTGTAGGGACCAGCTGCCTCATTACCAGCTCAACAGGCAAGATGCCCCACATCTAGTAAAG GGAGCCATGGCTGCTACATATTCTGCACTGAATCACAAGACATTTCAGCCAGTGCTGGAGCCTGTGGCAGCCTCCAGTTTAGCTCAGCGACGGAGCATGAAAAAGCTCACATCCACAGACTTATAG